A single Botrytis cinerea B05.10 chromosome 1, complete sequence DNA region contains:
- the Bcboa5 gene encoding Bcboa5, translated as MQAVIQTGPGTLQLTENVPKPSVEPGSRKVLVKVHAVALNHSDWKMVDFSAKPGAISGYDMAGVLEAIDDSMNSDLAVGDRVLGVTSIHGGAFAEYVVTDGDLLVKIPENMDFQHAASYGVGIVTTGLALYGNECLALNWPNTDGTGSAAPQKTRVGPRGWSGGDALTDNDNETPRIPVLVYGASTSTGTLAIQLLQLSGYEPIAVCSPHNFGLVQSRGASKCFDYHSQGCGAMIKQYTYNRLEYALDCITTASSMRLCYEAIGATGGKYVSLDPFNARVQRSRADVKPFFCYALTIFGLPIELSGEFARGAKPEDRKLAEKFVKIAEKLIEKGRLKAHPTMLKSGGLGGIASSIDLLRKGKVSGSKLVFDVVGN; from the coding sequence ATGCAAGCAGTAATTCAAACCGGACCTGGAACGCTCCAGCTGACTGAGAACGTACCCAAGCCATCAGTAGAGCCAGGATCGAGAAAAGTCTTGGTGAAGGTACATGCTGTAGCTCTCAATCATAGTGACTGGAAAATGGTTGATTTCTCGGCCAAACCTGGAGCTATCAGCGGATACGACATGGCTGGTGTTCTGGAAGCTATCGACGATTCCATGAACTCGGATCTAGCTGTTGGAGATCGAGTACTAGGCGTTACGAGCATTCACGGAGGCGCATTTGCGGAGTACGTCGTTACAGACGGAGACCTGCTAGTCAAAATCCCCGAAAACATGGATTTTCAACATGCAGCAAGCTACGGTGTGGGAATAGTCACAACTGGTTTGGCATTATACGGAAACGAGTGTTTGGCATTGAATTGGCCAAATACAGATGGGACAGGCAGTGCAGCGCCTCAGAAAACTCGCGTCGGACCCCGAGGGTGGAGTGGTGGAGACGCGCTCACAGATAACGATAACGAAACACCGCGCATTCCGGTACTTGTCTACGGGGCGTCAACTTCCACCGGGACTTTGGCTATTCAATTATTACAACTGTCTGGGTATGAACCGATTGCTGTATGTTCCCCTCATAATTTCGGACTTGTACAATCGAGAGGAGCATCGAAATGCTTTGATTATCATTCGCAGGGATGCGGGGCTATGATTAAACAGTATACCTATAATAGATTGGAATACGCACTTGATTGTATTACCACGGCATCTTCAATGCGTCTTTGCTACGAGGCGATAGGTGCTACTGGTGGAAAGTACGTATCGTTAGATCCATTCAATGCAAGGGTACAACGGTCACGTGCGGATGTCAAACCATTTTTTTGCTACGCGCTAACAATATTTGGTTTACCTATTGAACTCAGTGGAGAATTTGCTCGAGGTGCAAAACCTGAAGATAGGAAGCTGGCGGAAAAATTTGTAAAAATTGCTGAAAAGTTGATCGAGAAGGGAAGGTTGAAGGCCCATCCTACGATGCTAAAATCGGGGGGCTTGGGTGGAATTGCGAGTTCAATAGATCTCttgaggaaaggaaaagtatCTGGGAGCAAATTAgtgtttgatgttgttggtaattga